A DNA window from Barnesiella intestinihominis YIT 11860 contains the following coding sequences:
- a CDS encoding UDP-glucose dehydrogenase family protein, whose translation MKIAVVGTGYVGLVTGTCFAEIGVDVVCVDIDAEKIARIERGDIPIYEPGLDEMVIRNMKAGRLRFATDLSACLDGVEILFSAVGTPPDEDGSADLRYVLDVAHSVGRYMTDYLVVVTKSTVPVGTARKVKAAIQSELDKRGEKIDFDVASNPEFLKEGNAIADFMRPDRVVVGVESERAEALMQKLYKPFMINKYRIIITDIPSAEMIKYAANAMLATRISFMNEIALLCDEVGADVGAVRKGIGADDRIGSRFLYAGCGYGGSCFPKDVKALIKTAEENDCDMQILKAVERVNESQKELLYYRLLRYFDGKISGRKFAVWGLSFKPETDDMREAPALILIDKLCDAGARVKVYDPVAMPECKRRIGNKVEYAENIYEAVADVDALLIVTEWKEFRLPDWKTVIRSMKSPVIFDGRNIYDPSEMKELGFAYYSIGRPTV comes from the coding sequence ATGAAAATAGCGGTAGTAGGTACAGGCTATGTGGGCTTGGTTACGGGAACTTGTTTCGCCGAGATAGGAGTGGACGTTGTCTGTGTGGATATAGATGCCGAGAAAATAGCTCGTATAGAGCGTGGCGATATACCTATTTACGAGCCGGGGCTCGACGAGATGGTTATCAGGAATATGAAAGCCGGACGTTTGCGGTTCGCCACCGATCTATCGGCTTGTCTCGACGGGGTGGAAATCTTGTTCAGTGCGGTGGGTACTCCTCCTGACGAAGACGGATCGGCCGATTTGAGATATGTGCTCGATGTGGCTCATAGTGTGGGACGGTATATGACTGATTATCTTGTTGTCGTTACCAAGAGTACGGTTCCGGTGGGGACTGCCCGAAAAGTGAAAGCGGCTATACAGAGCGAGTTGGATAAGAGGGGCGAAAAGATTGACTTCGATGTGGCTTCCAATCCCGAATTTTTGAAAGAGGGGAATGCGATAGCCGATTTTATGCGTCCCGACCGTGTGGTCGTTGGGGTCGAAAGCGAGCGGGCGGAGGCTTTGATGCAAAAGCTCTACAAGCCCTTCATGATCAACAAGTACAGGATTATTATTACCGATATTCCTTCGGCGGAGATGATTAAATATGCGGCTAACGCTATGCTGGCGACTCGTATCAGCTTTATGAACGAAATTGCGTTATTGTGCGACGAGGTGGGAGCCGATGTAGGGGCCGTGCGCAAAGGTATCGGAGCCGACGATCGTATCGGCAGCCGCTTCTTGTATGCCGGCTGTGGATATGGGGGCTCTTGTTTCCCGAAAGATGTGAAGGCTTTGATAAAGACGGCGGAAGAGAATGATTGCGATATGCAGATTTTGAAAGCTGTCGAACGGGTGAACGAGTCGCAAAAGGAATTGCTTTATTACCGATTGCTCCGCTATTTCGACGGGAAAATATCGGGACGAAAATTTGCCGTGTGGGGGCTTTCCTTTAAACCGGAGACCGACGATATGCGCGAAGCCCCGGCTTTGATATTGATCGATAAGTTATGTGATGCAGGAGCCCGTGTAAAGGTATATGACCCGGTGGCTATGCCGGAATGCAAGCGGCGGATAGGGAATAAGGTGGAATATGCCGAGAATATTTATGAAGCGGTTGCCGATGTGGATGCTTTGTTGATTGTAACGGAATGGAAAGAGTTTCGTTTGCCGGATTGGAAAACGGTTATCCGGTCTATGAAATCACCTGTGATATTCGACGGTCGTAATATTTATGATCCGTCTGAGATGAAAGAGTTGGGATTTGCTTATTATAGTATAGGTCGTCCGACGGTTTAA
- a CDS encoding DUF4923 family protein, which produces MKKWVCRLSIVCCLCLFFTSVKAQLSLGGLGDILNSSTVNKVVSAIAGTDASLTVADLAGTWKYSAPACKFESSDFLKSAGGEVVAASLKTKLATYYTKAGITPSRVSFVFADTTFVMKYGNAKLNGHIVKDEESGRFVVTFTAVGGYIPIMVMDAVINKNGNTLEMLFDVDRFVKVLTTIASKSQSSTLKSVGGLLDEYEGVLMGFELVK; this is translated from the coding sequence ATGAAAAAATGGGTGTGCAGATTATCTATCGTATGCTGCTTGTGTTTGTTTTTTACCTCTGTGAAAGCTCAGCTTTCGTTGGGTGGGCTTGGAGACATACTGAATTCATCGACAGTGAATAAGGTTGTGAGTGCTATTGCCGGTACAGATGCTTCGTTGACGGTTGCCGATTTAGCCGGGACGTGGAAATATTCGGCTCCTGCTTGTAAGTTCGAAAGCAGCGATTTCTTGAAATCGGCGGGAGGTGAGGTCGTGGCTGCATCTTTGAAAACAAAGTTGGCGACCTACTATACAAAGGCCGGTATCACGCCTTCGCGGGTTTCATTTGTTTTTGCCGATACTACTTTTGTAATGAAATATGGTAATGCGAAATTGAACGGTCATATTGTTAAAGACGAAGAGAGCGGAAGATTCGTGGTTACATTTACTGCCGTGGGTGGTTACATTCCCATAATGGTTATGGATGCCGTTATAAACAAGAATGGCAATACGTTGGAAATGCTTTTCGATGTGGATCGATTCGTGAAGGTATTGACTACTATTGCATCGAAGTCTCAGAGTTCTACATTGAAAAGTGTCGGTGGATTGCTCGATGAGTATGAGGGTGTATTGATGGGGTTTGAACTAGTGAAATAA
- a CDS encoding outer membrane beta-barrel protein produces MKKLVLTLALVFGVLAANAQYFVGGQFGLLYDDASENTMITIAPEFGYAFNDTWTVAGMIGYTHMDNFNSFYIAPYARWNFWKKDFVGLLVDGGFGISTQKYKGADSDTGFEIGFKPGISFNLTDNFSLVAHYGFLGYRTKYNGSSVSGLSLSGNEISLSLYYCF; encoded by the coding sequence ATGAAGAAATTAGTTTTAACCTTAGCTCTTGTGTTTGGTGTGTTAGCAGCCAATGCTCAGTATTTTGTGGGTGGTCAATTTGGGTTACTTTACGATGATGCATCGGAAAATACCATGATTACAATCGCTCCTGAATTCGGTTATGCATTTAACGATACTTGGACGGTTGCCGGTATGATAGGTTATACTCATATGGACAATTTCAATTCGTTTTATATCGCTCCGTATGCCCGTTGGAATTTTTGGAAGAAAGATTTCGTAGGCTTGTTGGTAGATGGTGGTTTCGGTATTTCTACTCAAAAGTATAAAGGGGCGGATTCGGATACCGGTTTTGAAATTGGCTTTAAGCCGGGTATATCTTTTAATTTGACCGATAATTTCTCTTTGGTAGCTCATTACGGCTTTCTGGGATATCGTACTAAATATAACGGAAGCAGCGTGTCGGGCTTGTCTTTGAGCGGCAATGAGATAAGTCTCAGCTTGTATTATTGTTTTTAA
- a CDS encoding valine--tRNA ligase, which produces MNELATKYNPADVEEKWYAYWLKNGLFKSKPDGREPYTVVIPPPNVTGILHMGHMLNNTIQDILVRRARMEGKNACWVPGTDHASIATEAKVVNKLAAQGIKKSDLSREEFLKYAWEWKEEHGGIILKQLQKLGASCDWDRTAFTMDEIRSESVLKVFVDLYNKGLIYRGVRMVNWDPKALTALSDEEVIYKDEHSKLYYLRYFIEGEDKYIIVATTRPETILGDTAVCVNPNDPRYSFLKGKKVIIPLVNRVVPIIMDDYVDIEFGTGCLKVTPAHDVNDYMLGEKYNLPSIDIFNDNGTISEAGGLYVGMDRFDVRKQIAKDLQKAGLLEKVEDYDNKVGYSERTNVVIEPKLSMQWFVKMDKLAAPALDAVMKDEIKFHPDKFKNIYRHWMENIKDWCISRQLWWGHRIPAYYLPQGGFVVAATPEEALKLAREKSGKADLQMSDLRQDEDCLDTWFSSWLWPISLFDGINNPGNEEINYYYPTTDLVTAPDIIFFWVARMIMAGYEYEHKLPFRNVYFTGIVRDKIGRKMSKSLGNSPDALELIKTYGADGVRMGLMLAAPAGNDILYDDALCEQGRNFNNKIWNAFRLVKGWNVDETLPQPQTAAIAVEWFDAQLNRTLEEVKDLFGKYRLSEALMAIYKLFWDEFSSWYLEMVKPAYQQPIDRKTYDATLRYFDALLRMLHPFMPFITEELWQHLYDRKEGESIMTARMPEPQPVDMEIINRFETTKLVVAGIRTIRLQKGIANKEQLTLQIIGAHDHSNDCILTKMTNLATIETIEEKDPAAASFRVHATEYAIPMSNAIDVEAELKKLEAELKYAQGFLKTVMGKLGNERFVQNAPEAVVAMERKKKADAEEKIKSLEESIAALKK; this is translated from the coding sequence ATGAACGAACTTGCCACGAAGTACAATCCCGCCGACGTAGAAGAAAAATGGTATGCCTATTGGTTGAAAAACGGTCTTTTCAAATCGAAGCCCGACGGTCGAGAACCCTATACCGTTGTCATTCCGCCACCCAATGTCACCGGGATTCTGCACATGGGGCACATGCTGAACAATACGATACAAGACATTCTGGTACGCCGGGCTCGCATGGAGGGGAAAAATGCTTGTTGGGTTCCCGGCACAGACCATGCATCTATCGCCACCGAAGCCAAAGTGGTAAATAAACTTGCAGCGCAAGGTATTAAAAAAAGCGATCTTTCCAGAGAAGAATTTCTCAAATACGCTTGGGAATGGAAAGAAGAACACGGCGGAATCATCTTGAAACAACTCCAAAAATTGGGAGCTTCCTGCGATTGGGACCGCACTGCTTTCACTATGGACGAAATCCGTTCCGAAAGTGTTTTGAAAGTATTTGTCGACTTATACAACAAAGGACTCATTTACAGAGGAGTCCGCATGGTAAATTGGGACCCCAAAGCCCTCACCGCCCTCTCCGACGAAGAAGTCATTTATAAAGACGAACACAGCAAACTCTATTATCTGCGCTATTTTATCGAAGGCGAGGATAAATACATTATCGTTGCCACCACACGACCTGAAACAATCTTAGGCGACACGGCAGTTTGCGTAAACCCCAACGACCCGCGTTATTCATTTCTTAAAGGGAAAAAAGTCATCATACCGCTGGTAAATCGAGTGGTTCCTATTATCATGGACGACTATGTCGATATTGAGTTCGGAACCGGCTGTTTAAAAGTCACCCCGGCACACGATGTAAATGACTATATGTTGGGAGAAAAATACAATCTGCCGAGTATCGACATATTCAACGACAACGGAACCATCAGCGAAGCCGGAGGACTTTACGTAGGAATGGATCGTTTCGACGTTCGCAAACAAATCGCCAAAGACTTACAAAAGGCTGGATTACTCGAAAAAGTCGAAGATTACGACAATAAAGTGGGTTATTCCGAACGTACCAATGTCGTTATCGAGCCCAAACTATCGATGCAATGGTTTGTCAAAATGGATAAACTTGCAGCCCCAGCTCTCGATGCCGTCATGAAAGACGAAATCAAATTCCACCCCGATAAATTCAAAAACATTTATCGGCACTGGATGGAAAACATTAAAGATTGGTGTATCTCCCGCCAGCTTTGGTGGGGACATCGCATCCCGGCGTACTACCTTCCGCAAGGCGGATTCGTAGTAGCTGCCACACCCGAAGAAGCGTTGAAATTAGCCCGAGAGAAAAGTGGTAAGGCCGACCTTCAAATGAGCGATCTGCGACAAGACGAAGATTGCCTCGACACATGGTTCTCTTCGTGGTTATGGCCCATCTCGCTTTTCGATGGTATCAACAATCCCGGCAACGAAGAAATAAACTACTATTACCCGACCACCGATTTGGTTACAGCCCCCGATATCATTTTCTTCTGGGTGGCTCGAATGATTATGGCCGGATACGAGTATGAACACAAACTTCCTTTCCGCAATGTCTATTTCACCGGAATCGTACGGGACAAAATAGGACGAAAAATGTCCAAGTCGCTCGGTAATTCGCCCGACGCTCTCGAACTGATAAAAACCTACGGAGCCGACGGTGTCCGCATGGGACTCATGTTGGCCGCACCTGCCGGAAACGACATACTATACGACGATGCGTTATGCGAGCAAGGACGCAACTTTAACAACAAAATATGGAATGCCTTCCGCTTGGTAAAAGGTTGGAACGTAGATGAAACCCTCCCCCAACCTCAAACGGCAGCCATTGCCGTAGAATGGTTCGACGCACAACTCAACCGTACGCTCGAAGAAGTCAAAGACCTGTTCGGGAAATATCGTCTGTCCGAAGCCCTCATGGCTATATACAAACTCTTCTGGGACGAATTTTCATCTTGGTATCTCGAAATGGTTAAACCGGCCTATCAACAACCTATCGACCGCAAAACCTACGATGCTACACTCCGGTACTTCGATGCACTGCTCCGTATGTTGCATCCTTTCATGCCCTTCATCACCGAAGAATTGTGGCAACACCTGTATGACCGCAAAGAAGGCGAAAGCATCATGACAGCACGCATGCCCGAGCCCCAACCGGTCGACATGGAAATCATAAACCGATTCGAAACGACCAAACTGGTCGTAGCGGGAATACGTACGATCCGCTTGCAAAAAGGCATAGCCAATAAAGAACAGCTCACGCTGCAAATTATCGGCGCACACGATCACTCGAACGATTGCATATTGACCAAAATGACCAATCTGGCAACGATCGAAACAATCGAAGAAAAAGATCCGGCCGCCGCTTCGTTCCGGGTACATGCAACGGAATATGCGATTCCTATGAGCAACGCCATCGATGTAGAAGCCGAATTGAAAAAACTCGAAGCCGAATTAAAATATGCTCAGGGATTCCTCAAAACAGTGATGGGAAAACTCGGCAACGAACGCTTCGTTCAAAATGCACCCGAAGCCGTGGTAGCTATGGAGCGCAAAAAGAAAGCCGATGCCGAAGAAAAAATCAAATCGCTCGAAGAAAGCATAGCAGCCTTGAAAAAGTAG
- a CDS encoding MalY/PatB family protein, with translation MSSQYDFDTIIDRHHTGAMKTDVLCERYGREDLIPLWIADMDFAVAPCITDALVRRLQHPVYGYAEAPASYWQSIIDWLDYLHGWKVKREWITYIPGIVKGIGLAVNVFSNPGDKIIIQTPVYTPFMAVPESNGRQVVHNPLKWNGSHYEMDFDHLESIIDSQCKLFILCNPHNPGGVVWPLETLQRIAEICARHNILIIADEIHADMPLFGAKHHPFASVSETAAQNSISFGAPSKTFNIAGLVSSYAIVPNETIRKRFFDWLTANELNEPTFMATIATEAAYNHCREWREQMLAYIEQNILFVEEFLDCHIPDIKAIRPQASFIVWLDCTRLHLEHDALIDLFVDKARLALNDGEMFGPEGKGHMRLNVGTPRAVLQKALEQLRSAVDGLKR, from the coding sequence ATGTCCTCTCAGTACGATTTCGACACAATTATCGACCGGCATCACACCGGAGCTATGAAAACCGATGTTCTCTGTGAGCGCTATGGTCGGGAAGATCTCATTCCTTTATGGATTGCCGACATGGATTTTGCGGTCGCCCCCTGTATAACGGATGCTCTCGTACGCCGGTTACAACACCCGGTTTACGGATATGCCGAGGCTCCTGCGAGCTATTGGCAATCCATTATCGATTGGCTCGACTACCTGCATGGCTGGAAAGTAAAAAGAGAATGGATCACCTATATTCCCGGGATTGTCAAGGGCATAGGCTTGGCAGTCAATGTATTTAGTAACCCCGGAGATAAAATCATCATACAGACTCCGGTCTATACACCGTTCATGGCCGTCCCCGAAAGTAACGGTCGGCAGGTTGTACATAATCCGCTCAAATGGAACGGCTCCCACTACGAAATGGACTTCGATCACCTTGAATCGATCATCGACTCCCAATGCAAGCTGTTCATTCTCTGTAATCCTCATAATCCCGGAGGAGTGGTTTGGCCGTTGGAAACATTACAGCGAATCGCCGAAATCTGTGCACGGCACAACATACTCATCATTGCCGATGAAATTCATGCCGATATGCCTCTCTTCGGAGCCAAACATCACCCTTTTGCCTCGGTATCCGAAACAGCGGCTCAAAACAGTATATCATTCGGAGCTCCTTCCAAGACGTTCAACATCGCAGGCTTGGTCAGCTCCTATGCCATTGTTCCCAACGAAACGATTCGTAAGCGCTTCTTCGACTGGCTCACGGCAAACGAGCTGAACGAACCCACATTCATGGCGACCATAGCCACCGAAGCCGCTTATAACCATTGTAGAGAATGGCGCGAACAAATGTTAGCCTACATCGAACAAAATATACTATTTGTCGAAGAGTTTCTCGATTGTCATATTCCCGACATCAAAGCCATCAGGCCGCAAGCATCCTTTATCGTATGGCTCGACTGTACACGGCTTCACCTCGAACACGATGCACTCATCGACCTTTTTGTCGATAAAGCCAGACTCGCACTCAACGACGGTGAAATGTTCGGCCCCGAAGGCAAAGGACACATGCGGCTAAATGTAGGTACACCTCGCGCAGTTTTGCAAAAAGCGCTCGAACAACTACGTTCCGCCGTGGACGGGCTTAAACGATAG
- a CDS encoding porin yields the protein MNYQRLFLSGIFLSLFMLSASAKTFIIGNDSTTVRTSDTDYADELEKIRMHMPDIEVGNGISFQPKNKSYKLTMRIRMQNLVDIDFNEKFEAQDIDARVKRLRLRFDGYIYTPKLTYLVQLGFSPYDMKTLPNGNNNIVRDAMIYYVPNSTWNIGFGQTKIRANRARINSSSALQFVDRSIVNSEFNLDRDFGIFGEYNQHLFGSLDLAAKASITTGEGRNWGNNKGSGLAYTGRIELFPLGRFTGKGDAMEGDYEREQTPKILLAGAYSYNDRALRAQGSNGDKLLFDQTRNLSSYFVDFIFKYQGFAFYTDFMGRISSSSPLIKSGENVEQYVLTGMGLNVQASYLFRSNWEIALRNSTIMPDKEVQPYANYRSHNQSTFGVTKYLIDHRLKVQADLSYNYKNEFVDSDYNRWQLRFQIELGF from the coding sequence ATGAATTATCAACGATTATTTCTATCGGGAATATTTCTCTCGCTATTCATGCTATCTGCATCCGCAAAGACATTTATCATCGGGAACGATTCGACCACGGTCCGCACCTCCGATACCGATTATGCCGATGAATTAGAAAAAATACGAATGCACATGCCCGATATAGAAGTCGGGAACGGTATATCTTTCCAACCTAAAAACAAAAGCTATAAACTCACGATGCGCATTCGCATGCAAAATTTGGTCGATATCGACTTCAACGAGAAATTCGAGGCTCAGGATATCGACGCCCGCGTCAAACGGCTCAGGTTACGTTTCGATGGATATATCTATACACCCAAACTCACCTATTTAGTTCAGTTAGGCTTCTCGCCTTACGATATGAAAACGCTGCCCAATGGGAACAACAACATCGTACGCGACGCAATGATTTACTACGTTCCCAACTCGACATGGAATATCGGTTTCGGACAAACCAAAATACGGGCGAATCGCGCCCGAATAAACTCTTCGAGTGCCCTACAATTCGTAGATCGTTCCATTGTAAACTCCGAATTCAATCTCGACCGCGATTTCGGTATCTTCGGAGAATACAATCAACATCTATTCGGCTCTTTGGATTTAGCGGCCAAAGCCTCTATTACTACCGGAGAAGGCAGAAACTGGGGAAACAATAAAGGGAGTGGACTCGCATATACGGGACGCATAGAACTATTCCCACTGGGACGATTCACCGGGAAAGGAGATGCTATGGAAGGCGATTATGAACGAGAACAAACGCCCAAAATCCTTTTAGCGGGAGCATACAGCTATAACGACCGAGCTCTTCGGGCACAAGGTTCCAATGGGGACAAATTACTGTTTGACCAGACCCGTAACCTTTCTTCCTATTTTGTCGACTTCATCTTCAAATATCAAGGATTTGCTTTTTATACCGATTTCATGGGGCGTATATCATCTTCCTCTCCGCTCATTAAATCGGGCGAAAATGTAGAACAATATGTCCTCACTGGAATGGGGCTCAACGTACAGGCAAGTTATCTCTTTCGTTCCAATTGGGAAATCGCATTGAGAAACTCTACCATCATGCCGGATAAAGAAGTACAGCCTTATGCCAATTATCGCAGTCACAACCAATCGACGTTCGGTGTCACGAAATATCTGATAGATCACAGATTAAAAGTACAAGCCGACCTGTCTTACAATTACAAAAATGAATTTGTCGATTCCGATTATAATCGCTGGCAATTAAGATTTCAGATAGAACTCGGCTTTTGA
- the mltG gene encoding endolytic transglycosylase MltG has protein sequence MSNVNKGIKIFAWITGGLILILACLFIPVMKSYLYDPVITEQTVCYVYPKWNDVQLDSALHSVIPDENSIPRVKRLLSFYKFDSNVRVGAYRLHAGMTARQMALKLSRGSQSPIRVTFNNVRTLEQLAERVSGQLFFSKEELLALLYNDSVCADLGFTKATLPALFLPDTYEFYWTVTPESFLQKMKREYRIYWEGKREQQAKRWGLTPVEVATLASIVEEETNKRDEMGKVAGLYMNRLRKGMPLQADPTVKFAHGDFSLKRILNVHLTIESPYNTYRVTGLPPGPIRIPSKQAINAVLTHTPNGYFYMCAKEDFSGYHNFAVTLAEHQRNAIRYQQALNRLGIR, from the coding sequence ATGTCGAATGTGAATAAAGGTATAAAGATATTTGCTTGGATAACAGGAGGGCTTATTTTGATTCTCGCATGTTTGTTTATTCCGGTAATGAAGAGTTATTTGTATGATCCTGTTATTACCGAACAAACGGTGTGCTATGTTTATCCGAAGTGGAATGATGTTCAGCTCGATAGTGCTTTGCATTCGGTGATTCCAGATGAGAATTCGATCCCGAGAGTAAAACGTTTGCTGTCGTTTTATAAATTCGATTCTAATGTTCGTGTAGGAGCTTATCGGCTTCATGCCGGTATGACAGCTCGGCAGATGGCTTTGAAATTGTCGAGGGGAAGCCAATCTCCCATACGAGTTACATTTAATAACGTACGCACTCTCGAACAATTGGCCGAAAGGGTATCGGGGCAGTTGTTTTTTTCGAAAGAGGAGTTGTTGGCTTTGCTGTACAACGATAGTGTTTGTGCGGATTTAGGTTTTACGAAAGCGACTCTCCCGGCTTTGTTTTTGCCGGATACTTATGAGTTTTACTGGACTGTGACTCCCGAATCTTTTTTACAGAAGATGAAGCGGGAGTATCGCATTTATTGGGAAGGAAAGCGGGAGCAACAGGCAAAGCGGTGGGGATTGACTCCTGTGGAGGTAGCGACTCTGGCTTCGATCGTAGAGGAAGAGACTAACAAACGTGATGAAATGGGAAAGGTTGCGGGTCTTTATATGAACCGATTGCGTAAAGGCATGCCTTTGCAGGCAGACCCTACGGTAAAATTTGCCCACGGGGATTTTTCGCTGAAACGCATATTGAATGTTCATTTGACCATAGAATCGCCATATAATACTTATCGGGTTACGGGATTGCCTCCCGGCCCTATACGGATTCCTTCGAAACAGGCTATCAATGCCGTGCTGACACATACACCGAACGGGTATTTTTATATGTGCGCCAAAGAGGATTTTTCGGGCTATCATAATTTTGCCGTGACTTTGGCAGAGCATCAACGAAATGCAATTCGATACCAGCAAGCATTGAACAGACTCGGAATACGTTGA
- the dnaB gene encoding replicative DNA helicase: METRRNYTRQKKAYAPKVSEQGKLQPQDKELEEAVLGALMLEKDAYTTVCDILKPECFYEPTNQLIYSAISRLGAQQRPIDMLTVTEQLRLDGKLDEVGGALRISELTGRVASAAHIEYHARIVAQKYLARELIEFSSEILNKAFDETNDVDDLMQEAEGKLFEISQRNLKKDVTQIDPVLSEAIRQIQIAANRSDGLSGLQTGFHDIDKITSGWQNSDLIIIAARPAMGKTAFVLSMAKNMAVSYNTPVAIFSLEMSNVQLVNRLIINTCEIPGDKIKSGQLAPFEWERLMSRIEILRNAPIYIDDTPSLSVFELRTKARRLVREHGIKIIIIDYLQLMNASGMSFGSREQEVSTISRSLKQLAKELQIPIIALSQLNRSVESRGNDKDGKEGKRPQLSDLRESGAIEQDADMVCFIHRPEYYTRSKEDANGNSIEGLAEFIIAKHRSGATDTVNMKFVSYLARFQNYDEDTRLTDFSAPVTSKFNTPDTSTPSAAPLSGNPDFLNPPGSSNNDIPF, translated from the coding sequence ATGGAAACTCGAAGAAATTACACTCGCCAGAAAAAAGCCTACGCTCCGAAAGTTTCGGAACAAGGCAAGCTACAACCTCAGGACAAAGAGCTCGAAGAAGCCGTGTTGGGAGCTCTCATGCTCGAAAAAGATGCCTATACCACCGTTTGCGACATCTTAAAGCCAGAGTGTTTCTATGAGCCGACCAACCAGCTCATTTATAGTGCAATATCCCGGTTGGGAGCACAACAACGCCCCATTGACATGCTCACCGTCACCGAGCAACTGCGACTCGACGGAAAGCTCGATGAAGTCGGCGGAGCCCTCCGTATTTCCGAACTTACCGGACGTGTAGCATCGGCGGCGCACATCGAATACCATGCCCGCATCGTAGCCCAAAAATATTTGGCTCGGGAATTAATCGAATTTTCCAGCGAAATACTCAACAAGGCCTTTGACGAGACCAACGACGTAGATGACCTTATGCAGGAAGCCGAGGGGAAACTCTTTGAAATTTCCCAACGTAACCTGAAAAAAGACGTTACTCAAATAGACCCGGTACTGAGCGAAGCTATCAGACAAATTCAAATAGCAGCCAATCGAAGTGACGGATTGAGCGGACTGCAAACCGGGTTTCACGACATCGACAAAATTACTTCCGGTTGGCAAAATTCCGACCTCATCATTATCGCCGCCCGTCCCGCTATGGGAAAAACGGCATTCGTCCTTTCTATGGCAAAGAACATGGCTGTCAGCTATAACACGCCGGTGGCTATCTTCTCGCTCGAAATGTCCAATGTCCAGCTTGTCAATCGTCTCATCATCAACACTTGCGAAATCCCCGGCGATAAAATCAAAAGCGGACAGTTGGCCCCGTTCGAATGGGAACGGCTCATGTCTCGTATCGAAATACTGAGGAACGCTCCTATATATATAGACGATACCCCCAGCCTTTCCGTTTTTGAACTTAGGACAAAAGCACGCCGATTGGTTCGCGAGCACGGAATCAAAATCATCATCATAGACTACTTGCAACTGATGAACGCTAGCGGTATGTCCTTCGGGAGCCGAGAACAAGAAGTCAGCACCATATCTCGTTCGCTCAAACAATTGGCAAAAGAGCTTCAAATACCTATCATCGCCCTGTCCCAGTTAAATCGTAGTGTGGAATCCCGGGGTAACGACAAAGACGGTAAAGAAGGGAAACGCCCGCAACTTTCCGACTTGCGTGAATCGGGAGCTATCGAGCAAGATGCCGATATGGTTTGCTTTATACACCGTCCCGAATATTATACGCGGTCCAAGGAAGATGCCAATGGAAACAGCATCGAAGGCTTGGCAGAATTTATCATAGCCAAACACCGTAGCGGTGCGACCGATACCGTGAATATGAAATTCGTCTCTTATCTGGCTCGATTCCAAAATTACGACGAAGACACCCGACTGACCGATTTCAGTGCACCGGTAACCTCGAAGTTCAATACTCCCGACACGAGCACACCATCGGCAGCGCCACTGTCTGGGAACCCCGATTTCCTGAATCCCCCCGGTTCGTCCAATAACGATATACCCTTCTAA